One Gelria sp. Kuro-4 DNA segment encodes these proteins:
- a CDS encoding IclR family transcriptional regulator: MIIKAVEKAIDILDCFSTEKPLLSVQEVSELTGLTPSTASRILATLRKKNCVEKDGLSGRYHLGARVYRWGQMAVSQLNLNQAALPVMEELRDACGEEVALYVLQGDARFCVAKVESKFSVAKTSVTGVALPLHCGAAGKVLLAYLPESLRKRLLEKPLEKYTPFTITDPELLERNLAEIRHEGCAYSVSEREVGAYSIVAPVRDALGQVVASLAISGPQFRLSEEKVEVYKKLVKDAARAISRNLGYQKD, translated from the coding sequence TTGATCATCAAGGCCGTAGAGAAAGCCATTGACATACTGGATTGCTTTTCTACCGAAAAGCCCCTGCTCAGCGTTCAAGAGGTCAGCGAGCTTACAGGTCTTACACCCAGCACAGCGTCACGCATTCTAGCCACCCTGCGTAAGAAGAACTGCGTGGAAAAGGACGGCCTTAGCGGACGCTACCACCTGGGGGCCAGGGTCTACCGCTGGGGGCAGATGGCTGTCAGCCAGCTTAACCTGAACCAGGCAGCGCTGCCGGTTATGGAAGAACTCCGGGATGCCTGCGGCGAAGAAGTGGCGCTGTACGTTCTTCAAGGGGACGCACGGTTTTGCGTGGCCAAGGTGGAGAGCAAATTCAGCGTGGCCAAGACCAGCGTTACCGGCGTAGCTTTACCGCTGCACTGCGGGGCGGCCGGCAAGGTCCTCCTGGCTTACCTTCCCGAGTCCTTGCGCAAGCGTTTGCTGGAAAAACCGCTTGAGAAGTACACCCCGTTTACCATCACCGACCCCGAGCTACTGGAACGCAACCTGGCGGAAATCCGGCATGAGGGCTGCGCCTACAGCGTGAGCGAGCGCGAAGTAGGAGCTTATTCCATTGTCGCCCCGGTCCGGGATGCCCTCGGGCAGGTCGTCGCCAGTCTGGCCATCTCCGGGCCCCAATTCCGGTTGTCGGAAGAGAAGGTGGAAGTTTATAAAAAATTGGTCAAGGACGCCGCCCGGGCAATCTCCCGCAACTTAGGCTACCAGAAAGATTAA